The Robbsia betulipollinis genomic sequence ATCGAACCGTCGGTGGGGAGCCGTGGCGACAGCTACGATAATGCGCTGGCTGAAACCATCAACGGTCTGTACAAGACGGAACTGATTCATCGTCGAGCACCGTGGAAATCCCGGGAATCACTGGAACTTGCCACATTGCAATGGGTGCACTGGTTCAACCATATCCGACTGCTCGAACCCATCGGGTACATCCCACCGGCAGAAGCGGAAGCCAACTACTGGCGTAAAATCGCCAGCGAGTGCGAAAAAGCTGTTTTAACTTAAACCAACCCGCCTCCTCGATATCCGGGGCGCTTCAAGTTTCTCATATCTGTTAGCGCTTCGCGTGCGTAGACGCTGCTTCGGATTCGCAACCGGCAGCTTCCATAGGGTTGGGAGATATTGAACAGCTTATTATCGAGGTAAACATGGTCCCACCCGTCACACGCAGTGCCACTGAAGCTGGCACCAAAAAACTTTTTGAAGAGGCGCTGCCCAAGCCAGTTCGGGCACCACGCAATGAACGTCGGGATTCGATCTCCCGTACCCCACATCTGCTCAGCGGCTTGCCCCGTCGAACTTCCGCTTCCAGTA encodes the following:
- a CDS encoding integrase core domain-containing protein, giving the protein IEPSVGSRGDSYDNALAETINGLYKTELIHRRAPWKSRESLELATLQWVHWFNHIRLLEPIGYIPPAEAEANYWRKIASECEKAVLT